The Acidianus infernus genome window below encodes:
- a CDS encoding RNA-guided endonuclease InsQ/TnpB family protein: MAPSSGQLYEDEEREPTSTPAMPEEGVYKVEHSGKRTNVVRLLPNGFQERKLRRLANLSAKLFNEVNYERRQQFFHEGKVDFKGTWSKYYEKYKDKLGVNAQAILQKNNEAWSSFFSLLKLKKEGKLPPHMNRVSPPRYWKDRETKKRKLILIIRQDRYEVDAENHKLILKDFKMEIDFVGRLKWYGKQGRLEIIFDETKNAWYAHIPVEVGVEEAGKKSKHVVKGERKSIQIAKPNGDKLASIDLGINVIASVVVNDGTWLLYKGVRTKEDYFYFQRRISEVQSLADRTKNLGEHEAYLELLREERRLFKKLTRRLLHLYRNLASHLIRTLHELGVSTIYLGYPFNIVKEKGNKFTVNIWSYRKLMESIELKAQEYGMKVFEVVEYNTSKYCAYHDVEVKRKPRGVVNCPLGHKLHSDLNGALNILKKAVGVIINAVKKPLSFIVDHNRVAPIKGV, from the coding sequence ATGGCACCCTCCTCTGGTCAACTTTATGAGGATGAGGAGCGGGAGCCGACTTCCACTCCCGCAATGCCAGAGGAGGGTGTCTACAAAGTTGAACACTCAGGAAAGAGGACAAACGTAGTTCGTCTTCTTCCAAATGGTTTTCAAGAAAGAAAGTTGAGGAGGTTAGCCAATCTCTCTGCAAAGCTCTTCAACGAAGTTAACTATGAAAGGAGGCAACAATTCTTCCACGAAGGGAAAGTAGACTTTAAGGGAACGTGGAGTAAGTACTACGAGAAGTATAAGGACAAGTTGGGCGTTAATGCTCAAGCTATTCTTCAGAAGAACAACGAAGCGTGGTCGTCCTTCTTCTCCTTGTTAAAACTGAAGAAGGAGGGAAAACTACCACCACACATGAACCGCGTTTCTCCGCCTAGATACTGGAAGGACAGAGAGACGAAGAAGAGAAAGCTAATACTAATCATTAGACAAGATCGATATGAGGTAGATGCTGAAAATCATAAATTAATCCTCAAGGACTTTAAAATGGAAATAGACTTTGTTGGTAGACTCAAATGGTACGGTAAGCAAGGTAGATTAGAAATAATTTTTGACGAAACCAAGAACGCCTGGTATGCACACATACCAGTTGAGGTAGGTGTTGAAGAAGCTGGAAAGAAGAGCAAGCACGTCGTCAAGGGTGAAAGGAAGAGTATCCAGATTGCCAAACCAAATGGAGACAAGCTCGCTTCCATCGATTTAGGTATTAACGTAATAGCAAGCGTAGTAGTTAACGATGGCACTTGGTTGCTCTACAAGGGTGTTAGGACAAAGGAGGACTACTTCTACTTCCAAAGGAGGATTTCAGAAGTTCAATCGTTAGCAGACAGAACCAAAAACCTTGGCGAACATGAGGCATATCTGGAATTGTTAAGGGAAGAGAGGAGACTGTTCAAGAAACTAACTAGGAGGCTTCTTCACCTCTACCGTAACTTAGCTTCCCACCTTATTAGGACACTTCACGAACTAGGAGTGTCAACAATTTACTTAGGTTACCCATTCAACATTGTGAAGGAGAAGGGTAATAAGTTTACAGTAAACATTTGGTCTTATCGTAAGTTGATGGAATCCATTGAATTGAAAGCACAAGAATACGGTATGAAGGTGTTTGAGGTTGTTGAGTACAATACATCAAAGTATTGCGCTTACCACGACGTGGAAGTAAAGAGAAAGCCAAGAGGTGTTGTCAACTGTCCTTTGGGTCATAAACTTCACAGCGATTTGAATGGTGCGTTAAACATTCTAAAGAAGGCAGTAGGAGTAATTATTAACGCAGTTAAGAAACCTCTATCTTTCATCGTGGATCATAACCGAGTAGCACCCATAAAGGGGGTGTAA
- a CDS encoding AbrB/MazE/SpoVT family DNA-binding domain-containing protein — MKVKVTRNFQVTIPSEIREKLGIKEGDYVEVTLDESNGVIIIKPYIRKWTTIRLNRKVDQEDIDKAVEEALNDK; from the coding sequence ATGAAGGTAAAGGTTACTAGAAACTTTCAAGTTACTATACCTTCAGAGATAAGAGAAAAATTAGGTATAAAGGAAGGGGATTACGTGGAAGTAACTTTAGATGAAAGTAATGGGGTTATAATAATTAAACCGTACATAAGAAAGTGGACTACAATAAGATTGAATAGAAAAGTGGATCAAGAGGATATAGATAAGGCAGTTGAGGAGGCATTAAATGATAAATGA
- a CDS encoding TA0938 family protein encodes MKIRINQDELKCEQCGAPLTEDDVYVRVINGEKHYFCCSHCADKFEARLK; translated from the coding sequence ATGAAAATAAGAATAAATCAAGACGAATTGAAATGCGAACAATGCGGTGCACCCCTAACTGAGGACGACGTTTACGTTAGAGTAATAAATGGGGAAAAGCACTACTTCTGTTGTTCCCACTGTGCTGACAAATTTGAGGCTAGGTTAAAATGA